The following are encoded in a window of Amycolatopsis lexingtonensis genomic DNA:
- a CDS encoding dihydrolipoamide acetyltransferase family protein, producing the protein MPTYKEFPLADTAEGLTEADILNWHVKPGDTVTVNQIVVEIETAKAAVELPIPWAGVVTQLHVEPGQTVEVGTPILTIDVDPGGAAAPAPAAAGAAPVEEEEMKPLVGYGSKAVVTQRRARKGAAPAPAAAPVAVAAPPAPAPVAPAAPRGGYVPLAKPPVRKLAKDLGVDLHALTGTASGGVITREDVQRAANGSAAAPVASTVDTGYDPATRERRVPVKGVRKMTAAAMVQSAYTAPHVTEFLTIDVTPMMEFREKLKKSREFAGVKVTPLTFAAKAVCLAAKRTPDINAVWDEAAQEIVYKDYVHLGVAAATPRGLIVPKVRDADSLSLKELAQALTTLTEVAREGKTSPADMANGTITITNVGVFGVDTGTPIINPGESAILCLGAIKDQPWVVDGEIKVRKVLQLSLSFDHRVVDGQQGSEFLADVGALLADPAMAMTY; encoded by the coding sequence ATGCCTACGTACAAAGAGTTCCCCTTGGCGGACACCGCCGAGGGGCTGACCGAAGCCGACATCCTGAACTGGCACGTGAAGCCGGGCGACACGGTGACCGTCAACCAGATCGTGGTCGAGATCGAGACCGCGAAGGCCGCCGTGGAACTGCCGATCCCGTGGGCCGGCGTCGTCACCCAGCTGCACGTCGAGCCGGGCCAGACGGTGGAGGTCGGCACGCCGATCCTCACCATCGACGTCGACCCCGGTGGCGCCGCCGCCCCCGCCCCGGCGGCCGCCGGGGCGGCTCCGGTCGAGGAAGAGGAGATGAAGCCGCTGGTCGGCTACGGCTCCAAGGCCGTGGTCACGCAGCGGCGGGCCCGCAAGGGCGCAGCTCCCGCTCCGGCTGCCGCCCCGGTCGCCGTCGCGGCTCCGCCGGCACCCGCTCCCGTGGCTCCGGCCGCTCCGCGCGGCGGGTACGTCCCGCTCGCGAAGCCCCCGGTGCGGAAGCTGGCGAAGGACCTCGGCGTCGACCTGCACGCGCTGACCGGCACCGCGTCCGGCGGCGTGATCACCCGCGAGGACGTCCAGCGCGCGGCCAACGGCTCGGCGGCCGCCCCGGTGGCGTCCACTGTGGACACCGGCTACGACCCGGCCACCCGCGAGCGGCGCGTGCCGGTCAAGGGCGTCCGCAAGATGACCGCGGCGGCGATGGTGCAGAGCGCGTACACCGCTCCGCACGTCACGGAGTTCCTGACCATCGACGTCACGCCGATGATGGAGTTCCGCGAGAAGCTGAAGAAGTCGCGGGAGTTCGCCGGGGTCAAGGTCACACCGCTGACGTTCGCCGCGAAGGCCGTGTGCCTGGCGGCGAAGCGCACCCCGGACATCAACGCGGTCTGGGACGAGGCGGCGCAGGAGATCGTCTACAAGGACTACGTGCACCTGGGCGTCGCGGCCGCCACGCCGCGCGGCCTGATCGTGCCGAAGGTCCGGGACGCCGACTCGCTGTCGCTCAAGGAGCTGGCGCAGGCGCTCACGACGTTGACCGAGGTCGCCCGCGAGGGCAAGACGTCGCCGGCGGACATGGCGAACGGCACGATCACGATCACCAACGTTGGTGTGTTCGGCGTCGACACCGGCACGCCGATCATCAACCCGGGCGAGTCCGCGATCCTGTGCCTCGGCGCGATCAAGGACCAGCCGTGGGTGGTGGACGGCGAGATCAAGGTCCGCAAGGTGCTCCAGCTGTCGCTGAGCTTCGACCACCGCGTGGTCGACGGCCAGCAGGGCTCGGAGTTCCTGGCCGACGTCGGCGCGCTGCTGGCCGACCCGGCGATGGCGATGACGTACTGA
- a CDS encoding pentapeptide repeat-containing protein, whose amino-acid sequence MPDWFRWLLIALAVLGGVALAGRRRLKLPAFPQVRAGIAASVLVWLAIALIVASGTGGGLLWFLGWPRLPTTAAFDVTQLLDLLKIALSVVAGLGGVVLLAVNYRKQRVTENEHALAVEKAERETVQGFNERLGAAAEQLAHDSPAVRLTGVYALAGLADDWVDKRQVCVDVLCGYLRLQPETMTPGESAVREAILRMFRDRLSGNLWWRQPVDFDFTEVVFENADFSGLRFRGRLILDRAEFTGELASFDRARFSGGLSCHGTRFAAERTTFGSTTFDGGIEFVGAEFAGRELGWSGATVRGGATDFYRCRVACERLDFTHLSIEAGEVRFEQMQLADTEVDFENLDAGWLGSEGGFPRLVFEDVRFARGRLRLELWSDRERMIWLRDCVLDTVAVEMRGLDDAEPWLNLRNVELRGDSEIPAKFIRRPSSEPRPSTPVPEA is encoded by the coding sequence GTGCCCGACTGGTTCCGCTGGCTCCTGATCGCGCTCGCGGTGCTCGGCGGCGTAGCGCTGGCCGGGCGTCGACGGCTGAAACTTCCGGCGTTTCCGCAGGTGAGAGCCGGGATCGCCGCGTCCGTGCTCGTCTGGTTGGCGATCGCGTTGATCGTCGCCAGCGGAACCGGGGGTGGGCTGCTCTGGTTCCTCGGCTGGCCGCGGCTGCCCACCACCGCCGCCTTCGACGTCACCCAGTTGCTCGACCTGCTGAAGATCGCCCTGTCCGTGGTCGCGGGGCTGGGCGGGGTGGTGCTGCTCGCCGTCAACTACCGGAAGCAGCGGGTCACCGAGAACGAGCACGCCCTCGCCGTCGAGAAGGCCGAGCGCGAGACCGTTCAAGGGTTCAACGAACGCCTGGGTGCCGCCGCCGAGCAGCTGGCCCACGACAGTCCCGCGGTGCGGTTGACCGGCGTCTACGCCCTCGCCGGGCTCGCCGACGACTGGGTGGACAAGCGCCAGGTCTGCGTCGACGTCCTCTGCGGCTACCTGCGGCTCCAGCCCGAAACCATGACGCCCGGCGAGTCCGCGGTGCGCGAGGCGATCCTCCGGATGTTCCGCGACCGGCTGTCCGGGAACCTGTGGTGGCGGCAGCCGGTCGACTTCGACTTCACCGAGGTCGTGTTCGAAAACGCCGACTTCTCCGGGCTCCGGTTCCGTGGCCGGCTGATCCTCGACCGGGCGGAGTTCACCGGGGAGCTGGCCTCGTTCGACCGCGCGCGCTTCAGCGGTGGCCTCAGCTGCCACGGCACCCGCTTCGCCGCCGAGCGCACCACCTTCGGCAGCACGACCTTCGACGGCGGCATCGAGTTCGTCGGCGCCGAGTTCGCCGGGCGGGAGCTCGGCTGGTCCGGTGCGACCGTCCGAGGGGGCGCGACCGACTTCTACCGCTGCCGGGTCGCGTGCGAACGCCTGGACTTCACGCACCTGAGCATCGAAGCCGGCGAAGTCCGCTTCGAGCAGATGCAACTGGCGGACACCGAGGTGGACTTCGAGAACCTCGACGCCGGCTGGCTCGGGTCCGAAGGCGGCTTCCCGCGGCTGGTCTTCGAAGACGTGCGGTTCGCCCGCGGCCGGTTGCGGCTCGAGCTGTGGAGCGACCGCGAGCGGATGATCTGGCTCCGGGACTGCGTGCTCGACACCGTGGCCGTCGAGATGCGCGGGCTCGACGACGCTGAACCCTGGCTGAACCTGCGGAACGTCGAACTCCGCGGGGACAGCGAAATCCCCGCGAAGTTCATCCGACGCCCTAGCTCGGAACCTCGTCCAAGTACGCCCGTGCCTGAAGCGTGA
- a CDS encoding DNA cytosine methyltransferase translates to MTDGQPLSPLPGQVEMVDLFAGPGGLDVAAHWLGVSVAGIEWDEDACRTRMNAGLQTKHGDVRFSKPADYPEARILSGGPPCQTFTVAGHGAGRRALDKVLSFVDVIAPGDEVGAGEQKPGSAEIVEELALLDDERTGLVLEPLRWAVDAGVPYDAIVLEQVPAVLPVWEAFAVALEKRGYSVDCGILHTEEFGVPQTRRRAILIARRGGEANLPKPTHRRYYKGKERGEGDPDLLPWKTMGEALGLSERFTVVSNYGTGGDPKARGERLSTQPAFTVTGKVSRNRLVGRPKGMPDRFTDYEAGKLQTFPPDYPWSGRGIAQQIGNAIPPRLAAHVLAAALGKELDVVALDKCVEQRWKDTRNGVDGLLKDAAKS, encoded by the coding sequence ATGACCGACGGACAGCCGCTCTCCCCTCTGCCTGGGCAGGTCGAGATGGTGGACCTCTTCGCCGGTCCGGGTGGACTCGACGTCGCCGCCCACTGGCTTGGTGTGTCCGTCGCCGGGATCGAATGGGATGAAGACGCTTGCCGTACCCGCATGAATGCCGGTCTGCAGACCAAACATGGTGACGTCCGCTTTTCCAAGCCTGCCGACTACCCCGAGGCTCGCATCCTGAGCGGAGGTCCGCCGTGTCAGACATTCACAGTCGCGGGACATGGCGCAGGCAGGCGAGCCTTGGACAAGGTGCTCTCGTTCGTCGATGTCATCGCTCCCGGTGATGAGGTCGGTGCAGGCGAGCAAAAGCCTGGCAGCGCGGAGATCGTCGAGGAACTGGCGCTACTCGATGACGAGCGCACTGGTTTGGTCCTGGAGCCTCTGCGATGGGCTGTCGATGCCGGCGTTCCGTACGACGCGATCGTCTTGGAGCAGGTTCCCGCTGTACTGCCGGTATGGGAGGCGTTTGCGGTAGCACTCGAGAAGCGCGGTTACAGTGTCGACTGTGGAATCCTCCACACCGAGGAATTCGGTGTTCCGCAGACGCGGCGTCGGGCTATTCTGATCGCCCGACGCGGTGGTGAGGCGAACCTTCCGAAACCCACTCATCGGCGGTATTATAAGGGCAAAGAACGCGGAGAAGGCGATCCCGACCTGCTGCCGTGGAAGACGATGGGGGAAGCGCTCGGCTTGTCGGAACGGTTCACCGTGGTGTCCAACTACGGCACCGGTGGCGATCCGAAGGCGCGTGGAGAGCGGCTCTCGACACAGCCCGCGTTCACCGTCACCGGCAAGGTTTCGCGCAACCGTCTGGTCGGGCGGCCCAAGGGGATGCCCGATCGCTTCACCGACTACGAGGCGGGCAAGTTGCAGACCTTCCCGCCCGACTACCCCTGGTCGGGGCGGGGCATTGCCCAGCAGATCGGGAATGCGATCCCGCCGCGGTTGGCTGCACACGTTCTCGCCGCGGCTTTGGGCAAGGAGCTCGACGTTGTTGCTCTGGACAAGTGCGTCGAGCAACGCTGGAAGGACACCCGCAACGGGGTCGATGGACTGTTGAAGGATGCAGCCAAGAGCTGA
- a CDS encoding FxsA family protein produces the protein MAVAFLLYVFAEIAAIWAVGSAVGVLGTLGLLLAGAFVGSWLARREGAKAMRAFVESARAGRPSEKELTDGMLVGLGGVLILVPGFVSDVLGLLLILPPSRAVARRLWLKRMEKRAVRFANQRRGPVMVVDSEVVNEPHKRDDHPVIEGRIIDG, from the coding sequence ATGGCTGTCGCGTTCCTGCTCTACGTCTTCGCCGAGATCGCCGCGATCTGGGCGGTGGGCTCGGCCGTCGGCGTGCTCGGCACGCTGGGCCTCCTGCTGGCCGGCGCCTTCGTCGGCTCCTGGCTCGCCCGCCGCGAGGGCGCGAAGGCGATGCGGGCGTTCGTCGAATCGGCCCGGGCCGGGCGTCCTTCGGAGAAGGAGCTGACCGACGGGATGCTCGTGGGGCTCGGCGGGGTGCTGATCCTGGTGCCGGGGTTCGTGAGCGACGTGCTCGGTCTGTTGTTGATCCTGCCGCCTTCGCGCGCGGTGGCCCGGCGGTTGTGGTTGAAGCGGATGGAGAAGCGGGCTGTGCGGTTCGCGAACCAGCGCCGGGGACCGGTGATGGTGGTGGACAGCGAAGTGGTGAACGAGCCTCACAAGCGCGACGACCACCCGGTGATCGAAGGCCGAATCATCGACGGTTGA
- a CDS encoding very short patch repair endonuclease: protein MSKQKSRDTGIEMALRRALHRAGFRYRVHRRPVRGVRREADLVFGPARVAVFVDGCFWHGCPEHATWPKNNAEFWRDKIETNRRRDVDTDTRLHEAGWLAVRIWEHETVDVAAARVIKAVRERR from the coding sequence ATGAGCAAGCAGAAGTCCCGGGATACCGGGATCGAGATGGCGTTGCGCAGGGCTCTGCACCGAGCCGGCTTTCGCTACCGGGTACACCGCAGACCGGTCAGAGGCGTACGACGCGAGGCTGACCTGGTGTTCGGCCCGGCCCGCGTCGCAGTCTTCGTGGACGGCTGCTTCTGGCATGGCTGCCCCGAGCACGCGACTTGGCCCAAGAACAACGCCGAGTTCTGGCGAGACAAGATCGAAACCAACCGCAGACGGGATGTCGATACTGACACGCGGCTTCACGAGGCCGGCTGGCTGGCCGTTCGCATTTGGGAGCACGAAACCGTGGACGTCGCCGCAGCGCGAGTCATCAAGGCGGTCCGCGAACGCCGGTGA
- a CDS encoding TetR/AcrR family transcriptional regulator: MSVEDRRAMIVHAVLPLLIEHGAGVTTSQIARAAGIGEGTIFRAFKDKDELFDACTEEALKPDHVLDAIAEIPVGQPLEDRLVEAADALGAHLERMGALMGALHASGRVRHRDPEQRLKDRRTLKGGRSESMAAMRGAITELFEPEKDRLRLSPEQLAALFLTLLFGGRRMAPVDDPATTRQVVDVFLHGAVEAK; encoded by the coding sequence ATGAGCGTCGAAGACCGGCGCGCCATGATCGTGCACGCGGTGCTGCCGCTCCTCATCGAGCACGGCGCCGGCGTCACGACCAGCCAGATCGCCCGTGCCGCCGGCATCGGCGAAGGCACCATCTTCCGCGCGTTCAAGGACAAGGACGAGCTGTTCGACGCCTGCACCGAGGAGGCGCTCAAGCCGGACCACGTCCTCGACGCGATCGCCGAGATCCCCGTCGGCCAGCCCCTTGAAGACCGGCTCGTCGAGGCCGCCGACGCGCTCGGCGCGCACCTCGAGCGGATGGGCGCGCTGATGGGCGCCCTGCACGCGTCCGGCCGCGTCCGGCACCGCGATCCCGAGCAGCGCCTCAAGGACCGCCGCACGCTGAAGGGCGGCCGCAGCGAGTCCATGGCCGCCATGCGCGGCGCGATCACCGAACTGTTCGAACCCGAGAAGGACCGGCTACGGCTGTCCCCCGAACAGCTGGCCGCGTTGTTCCTGACGCTGCTGTTCGGCGGCAGGCGGATGGCCCCGGTCGACGACCCCGCCACCACGCGCCAGGTGGTCGACGTCTTCCTGCACGGCGCCGTGGAGGCCAAGTGA
- a CDS encoding ABC transporter ATP-binding protein: protein MEFMMARRGRRRHATTVPESGLTGPVDIPEPKPEDQPKDLRSRLKRAKTSVAGTVRGLPKVAKLTWQASPPLTIVLALITLLSGLLPTVTAYVAKLLLDSVVAAIQGKGTTGDIVNVALFQFAVLAATALSSAMTSIAQALLQERMTLTIRHQVMAHASELHLAYFEGSTSYDMLRQAAQEAPTRPLSMMNSALGLVRTLITFGSMVALLVSISPLLALVALLAPIPAFISQSKYGSRAFWLTFLMSPIKRRMDYLSSLVTTDTYAKETKLFGLGPYFVDRFRRLGLVSYERQRKLTINRNISSTSWGLLSTFAGSAIALYIALEAVGGRLTLGDLALYTAAATSVQASVSGLFTAFSGMYENNLYLDTLYRFLDTKPEITAPPAPRPMPSTVDGHIEFDSVTFAYPGSEEPALEDVSFEIRPGETVAVVGRNGAGKSTLFKLLCRLYDPTAGRILLDGVDIREYDPVELRTRISAMFQDYVTYQGTAAENIGLGDLSRLEDRPHIEASARRAGADERIERLPSGYDSPLGRWFDQGVSLSGGEWQKIALARAFQREAPLLILDEPTSALDAQAEHDLFSRLRQLSEGRTTLYISHRFSTVRQAERILLLDRGKVAEYGTHEELMAAKAGYSELFTLQARAYLDEVPS, encoded by the coding sequence ATGGAGTTCATGATGGCCCGCCGCGGCCGTCGACGGCACGCGACGACCGTGCCGGAGAGCGGGCTCACGGGCCCGGTCGACATCCCGGAACCGAAACCGGAAGACCAGCCCAAGGACCTGCGCTCGCGGCTGAAACGCGCGAAGACGTCCGTGGCGGGCACGGTCCGCGGCCTGCCGAAGGTCGCGAAGCTGACGTGGCAGGCGAGCCCGCCCCTGACGATCGTGCTGGCGCTGATCACGCTGCTGTCGGGCCTCCTGCCGACGGTGACGGCGTACGTCGCGAAGCTGCTGCTCGACTCCGTCGTCGCGGCGATCCAGGGCAAGGGCACCACGGGCGACATCGTCAACGTCGCGCTGTTCCAGTTCGCGGTGCTCGCCGCGACGGCGCTCAGCAGCGCAATGACGTCGATCGCGCAGGCCCTGCTGCAGGAGCGCATGACGCTGACCATCCGCCACCAGGTGATGGCGCACGCGAGCGAGCTGCACCTGGCGTACTTCGAGGGTTCGACGTCCTACGACATGCTTCGCCAGGCGGCGCAGGAAGCCCCGACGCGCCCGCTGTCGATGATGAACTCCGCGCTGGGCCTCGTCCGGACGCTGATCACGTTCGGCAGCATGGTCGCGCTGCTCGTCTCGATCAGCCCGCTGCTGGCGCTGGTGGCGCTGCTGGCGCCGATCCCGGCGTTCATCTCGCAGTCCAAGTACGGCTCGCGCGCGTTCTGGCTGACGTTCCTGATGTCGCCGATCAAGCGGCGGATGGACTACCTGTCTTCGCTGGTCACGACGGACACGTACGCCAAGGAGACGAAGCTGTTCGGCCTCGGCCCGTACTTCGTCGACCGCTTCCGCCGACTCGGCCTCGTGTCGTACGAGCGGCAGCGCAAGCTGACGATCAACCGCAACATCAGCTCGACGTCCTGGGGCCTGCTGAGCACGTTCGCGGGCTCGGCGATCGCGCTGTACATCGCACTGGAGGCGGTCGGCGGCCGGCTGACCCTGGGCGACCTCGCGCTGTACACGGCGGCGGCGACGTCCGTGCAGGCGTCGGTGTCCGGGCTGTTCACGGCGTTTTCGGGGATGTACGAGAACAATCTCTACCTGGACACGCTGTACCGCTTCCTGGACACGAAACCGGAGATCACGGCGCCTCCCGCGCCGCGCCCGATGCCGTCCACTGTGGACGGACACATCGAGTTCGACTCGGTGACGTTCGCCTACCCGGGCTCGGAGGAACCGGCCTTGGAGGACGTCAGCTTCGAGATCCGGCCGGGCGAGACGGTGGCGGTGGTGGGCCGCAACGGCGCGGGCAAGTCGACGCTGTTCAAGCTCCTGTGCCGGTTGTACGACCCGACCGCCGGCCGGATCCTCCTGGACGGCGTGGACATCCGCGAGTACGACCCGGTCGAGCTGCGCACGCGGATCAGCGCGATGTTCCAGGACTACGTGACGTACCAGGGAACCGCGGCGGAGAACATCGGCTTGGGTGATCTCTCGCGGCTGGAGGACCGGCCGCACATCGAGGCTTCGGCCCGCCGGGCGGGCGCGGACGAGCGCATCGAGCGCCTGCCATCCGGCTACGACAGCCCACTGGGCCGGTGGTTCGACCAGGGCGTCTCGCTGTCCGGTGGCGAGTGGCAGAAGATCGCGCTGGCCCGGGCGTTCCAGCGGGAGGCGCCGTTGTTGATCCTGGACGAGCCGACGTCGGCGTTGGACGCACAGGCCGAGCACGATTTGTTCTCGCGGCTGCGTCAGCTGTCCGAGGGGCGGACGACGTTGTACATCTCGCACCGGTTCTCGACGGTCCGGCAGGCGGAGCGGATCCTGCTGCTGGACCGGGGGAAGGTGGCGGAGTACGGCACGCACGAGGAGCTGATGGCGGCGAAGGCCGGGTACTCGGAGCTGTTCACGCTTCAGGCACGGGCGTACTTGGACGAGGTTCCGAGCTAG
- the pdhA gene encoding pyruvate dehydrogenase (acetyl-transferring) E1 component subunit alpha has product MPSEQWTHPEPGDGPAAVAAQPSPEQVIAGLRATSEGGAELTQLLTPEGERVPSPQFDKYVDDIDAEALRGLYRDMVLVRRADREANAMQRQGQLGIWVPLLGQEAAQIGSGRALRANDMAFPSYREHGVAFARGVDMKDLLGIFRCTDHSGWDYQRHGFHPYTIVIGNQVLNAAGYAMGQKFEGKVGDDDGEATIVYFGDGATSQGDVHEGFVWAAVYDAPLVFFCQNNQWAISEPTERQSRLPLYQRARGYGFPGIRVDGNDVLACLAVSRWALDECRHGNGPVLIEAFTYRMDAHTTTDDPTRYRLSDELEEWKLKDPIERVRAFLARGGGADQAFFDEVQAEADAFAADLRDYTFNMPEPPPDRIFSNVYAEGNPVLEAQREEFLSYLDGFASAGEH; this is encoded by the coding sequence ATGCCGTCCGAACAGTGGACGCACCCGGAACCCGGGGACGGGCCCGCCGCCGTGGCGGCCCAGCCCTCCCCGGAGCAGGTAATCGCCGGATTGCGAGCAACCAGCGAAGGTGGCGCTGAGCTGACTCAGCTGCTCACCCCCGAAGGCGAACGGGTGCCCTCGCCCCAGTTCGACAAGTACGTCGACGACATCGACGCCGAAGCCCTGCGCGGCCTGTACCGCGACATGGTGCTGGTGCGGCGGGCCGACCGCGAGGCCAACGCCATGCAGCGCCAGGGCCAGCTCGGCATCTGGGTCCCGCTGCTCGGCCAGGAAGCCGCGCAGATCGGCTCCGGCCGCGCCCTGCGGGCGAACGACATGGCCTTCCCCAGCTACCGCGAGCACGGCGTCGCGTTCGCGCGCGGGGTCGACATGAAGGACCTGCTCGGCATCTTCCGGTGCACCGACCACAGTGGCTGGGACTACCAGCGCCACGGCTTCCACCCTTACACGATCGTGATCGGCAACCAGGTGCTCAACGCCGCCGGTTACGCGATGGGCCAGAAGTTCGAGGGCAAGGTCGGCGACGACGACGGCGAAGCGACGATCGTCTACTTCGGAGACGGCGCGACCTCGCAGGGCGACGTCCACGAAGGATTCGTCTGGGCCGCGGTCTACGACGCGCCGCTGGTGTTCTTCTGCCAGAACAACCAGTGGGCGATCTCCGAGCCGACCGAGCGCCAGTCGCGCCTGCCGCTGTACCAGCGCGCCCGCGGCTACGGCTTCCCCGGCATCCGCGTCGACGGCAACGACGTCCTGGCCTGCCTCGCGGTGTCGCGCTGGGCGCTCGACGAGTGCCGCCACGGCAACGGCCCGGTGCTGATCGAGGCGTTCACCTACCGCATGGACGCGCACACCACGACCGACGACCCGACCCGCTACCGGCTCTCCGACGAGCTGGAGGAGTGGAAGCTGAAGGACCCGATCGAGCGCGTCCGGGCGTTCCTCGCCCGCGGTGGCGGCGCCGACCAGGCGTTCTTCGACGAGGTCCAGGCCGAAGCCGACGCGTTCGCGGCCGACCTGCGCGACTACACGTTCAACATGCCGGAACCGCCGCCGGACCGGATCTTCAGCAACGTCTACGCCGAGGGCAACCCGGTGCTGGAGGCGCAGCGCGAAGAGTTCCTGTCCTACCTCGACGGTTTCGCCTCGGCGGGTGAGCACTGA
- a CDS encoding alpha-ketoacid dehydrogenase subunit beta: MTDLQKLTIGKALNLGLRRAMEEDPKVLIMGEDVGKLGGVFRITDGLQKDFGEQRVLDTPLAESGIIGTAVGLAVRGFRPVCEIQFEGFIFPGFDQISSQLAKLHYRTQGKVKMPVVIRVPFGGGIGAVEHHSESPESLFAHIPGLKVVSISNAVDAYWGIQQAIKSDDPILFFEPKRLYHSGALRAEIDTAGTPVPAFTSQVVREGTTATVVAYGPSVKVALDAAAAAEDEGHSLEVIDLRTLSPLDLGPVFESVRKTGRLIALSEAPSESSLTSEIAARVQQECFYSLEAPVLRVTGFDTPYPPAKLEEHYLPDLDRVLHAVDRSLAW, from the coding sequence ATGACCGACCTCCAGAAACTCACCATCGGCAAGGCGCTCAACCTCGGCCTGCGCCGCGCGATGGAAGAAGACCCCAAGGTCCTGATCATGGGCGAGGACGTCGGCAAGCTCGGCGGCGTCTTCCGGATCACCGACGGCCTGCAGAAGGACTTCGGCGAGCAGCGCGTGCTGGACACGCCGCTCGCGGAGTCCGGCATCATCGGCACCGCGGTCGGCCTGGCCGTGCGCGGGTTCCGGCCGGTGTGCGAGATCCAGTTCGAGGGCTTCATCTTCCCCGGCTTCGACCAGATCTCCTCACAGCTGGCGAAGCTGCACTACCGGACGCAGGGCAAGGTCAAGATGCCCGTCGTGATCCGGGTGCCCTTCGGCGGCGGGATCGGCGCGGTCGAGCACCACTCGGAGTCGCCGGAGTCGCTGTTCGCGCACATCCCGGGCCTCAAGGTCGTGTCCATTTCGAACGCCGTCGACGCCTACTGGGGCATCCAGCAGGCGATCAAGTCGGACGACCCGATCCTGTTCTTCGAGCCCAAGCGGCTGTACCACTCGGGTGCGCTGCGCGCGGAGATCGACACCGCGGGCACGCCGGTCCCGGCGTTCACCTCGCAGGTGGTGCGCGAAGGCACGACCGCGACGGTCGTCGCGTACGGCCCTTCGGTGAAGGTCGCCCTCGACGCGGCCGCCGCGGCGGAGGACGAAGGCCACTCGCTCGAGGTCATCGACCTGCGCACGCTCTCGCCGCTGGACCTCGGCCCGGTGTTCGAGTCGGTGCGCAAGACCGGACGGCTGATCGCGCTGTCGGAAGCGCCGTCCGAGTCGTCGCTGACCTCGGAGATCGCGGCGCGCGTCCAGCAGGAGTGCTTCTACTCGCTGGAAGCGCCGGTCCTCCGGGTGACCGGGTTCGACACGCCGTACCCGCCGGCCAAGCTCGAGGAGCACTACCTCCCCGACCTGGACCGGGTGCTGCACGCCGTCGACCGCTCGCTCGCCTGGTAA